The genomic interval TGATGAGGCCCGCGACGGCGATGGCGGCGATGACGTACCCGGTCGACGGCGCGGCGAGGGCGACGCTCATGCGTCCGCCCCGCTCGCCGCGGATCCCGGATCGCCCCGCCGCGCACCGTCCGTCGCGCTGCCGGCCGCCCCGCCCGATCCGCCGTCGCGCGACCCGCCGCTCGGTCCATCGCGCGACACGTCGCCGTCCGGCCCGTCGTCGCTCCCGCGCGCGAGGACGAAGCGCAGCGCGAGCAGCGCGGTGTACACGATGAGCGCCGCCGGCAGCGCCTGGCCGGGGAACGCGAGGAGCGCGACGCCGACCGACAGGCCCGCGAGCAGGAGCGACGGGACCTCGTTCCGGCTGCGCGCCGCGTCCAGCGTCATGACGACGAAGAGCGCGACGAGCGCGAACTCGAGGCCCTCGAGACGAGCCGGGAGGATCCCGGCGAGCGCCACGCCGAGGAGGCCTCCAGCCACCCAGTAGGCCTGCATGAGCAGCTGTCCCGCGACGATGCGGGCCGAGCTCAGCTGTCCGGCGGGCAGCAGCACGTACGTCGCGTATGCCTCGTCGATGAGCGCGTAGACCGAATAGGCGCGGGGGATCCCCGGGGAGACCCGGTCGAGGGGGAACGACAGCGCGTAGAACACGTGG from Leucobacter allii carries:
- a CDS encoding AzlC family ABC transporter permease, translating into MPRSRRAGIARGVADSLGVGIGIFPLGVALGVLVVQAGLPGWVAPALSIGIFAGSVELLLVSLLAATTPILTIAVTVLAMNFRHVFYALSFPLDRVSPGIPRAYSVYALIDEAYATYVLLPAGQLSSARIVAGQLLMQAYWVAGGLLGVALAGILPARLEGLEFALVALFVVMTLDAARSRNEVPSLLLAGLSVGVALLAFPGQALPAALIVYTALLALRFVLARGSDDGPDGDVSRDGPSGGSRDGGSGGAAGSATDGARRGDPGSAASGADA